The following are from one region of the Paenibacillus sabinae T27 genome:
- a CDS encoding Dps family protein, translating into MSTDLKTQTELHAVLNRQTANWTLLGIKLHHYHWFVTGTDFFTLHSQFEEYYNEAAGYVDELAERLLAIGGKPASTMKEYLALSSLQEATGGESAKEMVAALAKDYALLAEELSAGINLAEASGDQPTGDLFIGIRTNVEKHVWMLNAYLG; encoded by the coding sequence ATGAGCACTGATCTGAAAACTCAAACCGAACTGCATGCCGTATTGAATCGTCAAACTGCCAACTGGACACTGCTGGGAATTAAGCTTCATCATTATCACTGGTTTGTTACCGGTACGGACTTCTTTACGCTTCACAGCCAATTCGAAGAATACTATAACGAAGCTGCGGGCTATGTGGATGAGCTGGCTGAGCGTCTGCTGGCCATCGGCGGCAAGCCCGCTTCGACAATGAAAGAATACCTCGCTCTGTCCAGCCTGCAGGAAGCAACCGGCGGCGAGAGCGCCAAGGAAATGGTGGCCGCTTTGGCCAAGGATTACGCGCTTCTTGCGGAAGAACTGAGCGCCGGCATCAACCTGGCCGAGGCATCCGGCGATCAGCCGACAGGCGATCTGTTCATCGGAATCCGGACAAATGTCGAGAAGCATGTATGGATGCTGAACGCTTACCTCGGCTAA
- the nikC gene encoding nickel transporter permease, protein MNPETAAAEKVSGPWRDAWKAFRKNKTAMLGLGIIVFFILIAVLAPFIAPYDYKEQVLMDRLKAPSADHWFGTDDLGRDMFTRIIYGARISLWVGFFSVIGSIIVGTVLGVLAGFYGKWIDMLISRLFDILLAFPSILLAIAIVAILGPSLQNALYAIAIVNIPTYGRLVRAKVLSLKSEEYITAARAIGMKNTRILLTHILPNSLTPIIVQGTLGIATAIIEAAALGFLGLGAQPPEPEWGKMLSDSRQFIQKAPWTVVFPGLSIMLTVLGFNLMGDGLRDVLDPRTKN, encoded by the coding sequence ATGAATCCGGAAACGGCTGCTGCCGAAAAGGTCTCCGGCCCTTGGCGCGACGCGTGGAAGGCATTCCGCAAAAATAAAACGGCGATGCTCGGACTCGGCATCATCGTGTTCTTCATCCTGATCGCGGTGCTGGCGCCGTTCATTGCCCCATACGATTACAAGGAGCAGGTGCTGATGGACCGGCTGAAGGCGCCGTCCGCGGATCATTGGTTCGGAACGGACGACCTTGGCCGGGATATGTTCACCCGTATTATCTATGGCGCGCGCATTTCGCTTTGGGTGGGCTTCTTCTCCGTCATCGGCTCCATTATCGTTGGCACCGTGCTCGGCGTTCTGGCCGGGTTCTACGGCAAATGGATTGACATGCTCATTTCGCGTCTGTTCGATATCCTGCTCGCGTTTCCGAGCATTCTGCTGGCGATCGCCATCGTGGCCATTCTCGGGCCGTCGCTGCAGAACGCACTCTACGCCATCGCCATCGTCAACATTCCGACCTACGGCCGGCTTGTGCGCGCGAAGGTGCTCAGCCTGAAGTCGGAGGAGTATATTACGGCGGCGCGGGCCATCGGCATGAAGAACACCCGCATTCTGCTCACGCATATTCTGCCGAACAGCCTGACGCCGATTATCGTGCAGGGAACGCTCGGCATCGCCACCGCGATTATTGAAGCGGCTGCGCTCGGCTTTCTTGGTCTCGGCGCCCAGCCGCCGGAACCTGAGTGGGGCAAGATGCTGTCGGATTCCCGCCAGTTTATCCAGAAGGCGCCCTGGACGGTCGTCTTCCCAGGCCTGTCTATTATGCTGACCGTGCTCGGTTTCAATCTGATGGGCGACGGTCTGCGCGATGTGCTTGATCCCCGGACGAAAAATTAA
- a CDS encoding ABC transporter ATP-binding protein — MVQPILKIENLHTHFFTEKGEVPAVDGVDLYINPGEVLGVVGESGCGKSVTSLSVLKLVPSPPGRIVDGRIVFKGTDIVPLKEKEMRKIRGNAVSMIFQEPMTSLNPLFTVGQQIIETVRLHRGLSKKEAREHAVEMLRKVGIPRPEAIIDEYPHQLSGGMRQRVMIAMSISCSPELLIADEPTTALDVTIQAQILDLIRRLNEEQGTAVMMITHDLGVVAEMCDRVAVMYAGKVVEEGSVHDIFKNPLHPYTQGLIASVPRMDETRERLYSIPGNVPILSKNMQGCRFAPRCSHVMDICHQSLPELTLQENRHSCRCWLHDGSQEDAV, encoded by the coding sequence TTGGTTCAGCCTATATTGAAAATCGAGAATCTGCATACGCATTTCTTTACGGAAAAAGGGGAAGTGCCTGCGGTCGACGGCGTCGATCTCTATATCAATCCCGGCGAGGTGCTGGGCGTGGTGGGAGAATCGGGCTGCGGAAAAAGCGTCACCTCCCTTTCCGTGCTGAAGCTTGTGCCGAGTCCGCCTGGCCGCATTGTGGACGGCCGCATCGTCTTCAAGGGGACGGATATCGTGCCGCTTAAAGAGAAGGAAATGCGCAAAATCCGCGGCAACGCTGTCTCCATGATTTTTCAGGAGCCGATGACCTCGCTCAATCCGCTGTTCACTGTAGGGCAGCAAATTATTGAAACGGTGCGCCTGCACCGGGGGCTGTCCAAAAAGGAAGCCCGGGAGCATGCGGTCGAAATGCTGCGCAAGGTCGGCATTCCAAGACCGGAAGCGATTATTGATGAATATCCTCATCAATTGTCGGGAGGCATGCGCCAGCGGGTAATGATCGCGATGTCGATCTCCTGTAGTCCCGAGCTGCTGATCGCGGACGAGCCGACCACGGCGCTGGATGTGACGATTCAGGCGCAAATTCTGGATCTGATCCGCCGTCTCAACGAGGAGCAGGGCACAGCCGTCATGATGATCACCCATGATCTGGGCGTCGTTGCGGAAATGTGCGACCGGGTAGCGGTCATGTACGCCGGCAAGGTGGTGGAGGAAGGCTCGGTGCATGATATTTTCAAAAATCCGCTGCATCCTTACACCCAGGGGCTCATCGCTTCCGTGCCGAGAATGGACGAGACTCGCGAGCGCCTGTATTCGATTCCGGGCAACGTGCCTATTTTGAGCAAAAATATGCAGGGCTGCCGGTTTGCGCCGCGCTGTTCCCATGTGATGGACATCTGCCACCAGTCTCTGCCGGAGCTAACCCTTCAGGAGAACCGGCACAGCTGCAGATGCTGGCTGCATGACGGTAGTCAGGAGGATGCGGTATGA
- a CDS encoding ABC transporter ATP-binding protein: MSEHLLEVKGLKKYYPINKGFLNKTQGFVKAVDDISFAVRRGETFGLVGESGCGKSTTGRSLLRLIEPTAGEILFEGQDIRKLSMEELRKRRRDMQIVFQDPFSSLDPRNTVERILEEPMIVHGVGDARERKAAVQRLADVVGLSKAHLQRFPHQFSGGQRQRIGIARALALQPKLIVADEPVSALDVSIQSQVINLMQDLQREFGLTYIFIAHDLSVVKHICDRVAVMYLGRIVEITDKEKLYSHPQHPYTQALLSAVPEPDPDLRKERIILQGEVPSPANAPVGCAFSTRCPHVMDICRNTRPQLTETEEGHLTACYLYDGEAKTQLA; encoded by the coding sequence ATGAGCGAACATTTGCTGGAAGTGAAAGGACTCAAGAAATACTATCCGATTAATAAAGGGTTTCTTAATAAAACACAAGGCTTCGTCAAAGCCGTGGACGATATTTCGTTCGCGGTCCGCAGAGGCGAGACATTCGGCCTGGTGGGAGAAAGCGGCTGCGGCAAATCGACGACCGGACGCTCGCTGCTTCGGCTGATCGAGCCGACGGCCGGGGAGATTCTGTTCGAGGGGCAGGACATCCGCAAGCTGTCCATGGAAGAACTGCGCAAGCGGCGCCGGGATATGCAGATTGTCTTCCAGGACCCGTTCTCCTCGCTCGACCCGCGCAATACCGTGGAGCGGATTCTGGAGGAGCCGATGATCGTGCACGGCGTTGGCGACGCCAGAGAGCGCAAGGCCGCCGTTCAGCGGCTGGCCGATGTCGTCGGCCTGTCGAAGGCACATCTTCAGCGGTTCCCGCATCAATTCTCCGGAGGCCAGCGGCAGCGGATCGGCATCGCCCGGGCGCTTGCCCTTCAGCCGAAGCTGATTGTGGCGGACGAGCCCGTCTCGGCGCTGGACGTATCGATACAGTCGCAGGTGATTAACCTCATGCAGGATTTGCAGCGCGAATTCGGATTAACCTACATATTTATCGCGCATGATCTCAGCGTTGTGAAGCATATTTGCGACCGGGTCGCGGTGATGTATCTGGGGCGAATCGTCGAGATTACCGACAAGGAGAAGCTGTATTCCCATCCCCAGCATCCTTATACGCAGGCGCTGCTGTCGGCGGTTCCCGAGCCCGATCCGGATTTGCGGAAGGAGCGCATCATTCTCCAGGGCGAGGTGCCGAGCCCGGCGAACGCCCCGGTCGGCTGCGCCTTCAGTACGAGATGTCCGCATGTGATGGACATCTGCCGGAATACGCGTCCGCAGCTTACGGAGACGGAAGAGGGGCACCTGACGGCCTGTTATTTGTACGACGGGGAAGCCAAGACGCAGCTGGCCTAA
- a CDS encoding helix-turn-helix transcriptional regulator produces the protein MTDRLIRLMRVITLVQAKPGILARELAERCGTSERTIYRDMDALSAMHIPITHLGHGKGYAFIGNFALYPLDWSSKEAAAFSQLRVNIDKIKPWLPEGFESAYEKVLAADYKFRADREENMESAKKEAGSLFLDRYDSGTEQSHLIRILNAVLKQKSIRVDYCDNSQEESGIEIDPYYLVPLDNRFHLIGYCHSFKAFRSFHTHDLTNIKLLDRPFSKQSFNLQAFTKQKWSVEEDSLRVMFKVRFSDNALEEIKRRKPEIAPVEMKPQGKYACFEVSLERDREFMEWVANFKEEAEIIEPTHYREAFRYRIEKWLSLYK, from the coding sequence ATGACAGACCGATTAATTCGTCTGATGCGTGTAATTACGCTCGTTCAGGCCAAGCCCGGCATCCTGGCGCGCGAATTGGCCGAGCGCTGCGGCACCAGTGAGAGAACGATTTATCGGGATATGGATGCCTTGAGCGCCATGCATATTCCAATTACCCATTTGGGCCACGGGAAGGGTTATGCTTTTATTGGTAATTTTGCGCTGTATCCCCTGGACTGGTCATCGAAAGAAGCGGCCGCATTTTCGCAGCTTCGCGTCAATATAGATAAGATAAAGCCTTGGCTGCCCGAAGGGTTCGAGAGCGCCTACGAGAAGGTGTTGGCGGCTGATTACAAATTCAGGGCGGATCGGGAAGAGAATATGGAAAGCGCCAAGAAGGAAGCCGGCTCTCTCTTTCTCGACAGGTATGATTCCGGGACGGAGCAGTCCCATCTGATTCGCATTCTGAACGCTGTGCTGAAACAAAAAAGCATTCGAGTCGATTACTGCGATAATTCGCAGGAGGAGAGCGGAATCGAAATCGACCCGTATTATCTGGTCCCGCTGGACAATCGTTTTCATCTCATTGGCTACTGCCACAGCTTCAAGGCCTTTCGCAGCTTTCACACCCATGACCTGACGAATATAAAGCTGCTGGATAGGCCTTTTTCCAAACAATCTTTCAATTTGCAGGCATTTACGAAGCAGAAATGGTCCGTTGAAGAAGACAGCCTACGGGTGATGTTCAAAGTCAGGTTTTCGGACAACGCGCTGGAAGAGATCAAGCGGAGGAAACCGGAAATCGCGCCTGTAGAAATGAAACCCCAGGGCAAATATGCCTGCTTTGAAGTTTCGCTTGAGCGGGACAGGGAGTTCATGGAATGGGTGGCTAATTTTAAAGAGGAAGCGGAAATCATCGAGCCCACCCATTACCGGGAGGCTTTCCGCTATCGTATTGAGAAGTGGCTGTCGCTGTATAAATAG
- a CDS encoding AIM24 family protein, which yields MEVQDQEHSSSGQALTFTLEENEEIHVLHPQQIIAYQGPSSGRADRLMDVKGMYRKRKLIRADMSGPCRFTAALPPGYRIKTVRLEGKDDLLYDFRHLFYYSKGIEMQTRILSVKNMIVTRDLIKVRFSGSGSIGILTEGTVCEAALDPVEPLYVDAGSMIAYPENARLELTVYGNHLASQHMSYHWKMTGCGPVLFQAGRQNRRFERENREDGILKRFLREVLPFGGVFIK from the coding sequence GTGGAAGTCCAGGATCAAGAACATTCTTCAAGCGGCCAGGCCTTGACCTTCACGCTGGAGGAGAATGAGGAAATTCATGTGCTGCATCCGCAGCAGATCATAGCGTATCAGGGACCTTCTTCGGGACGGGCCGACCGGCTGATGGATGTTAAGGGAATGTACCGCAAGCGCAAGCTGATCCGGGCAGATATGTCCGGTCCCTGCAGGTTCACGGCGGCGCTGCCGCCGGGCTACCGGATCAAAACGGTCCGGCTGGAAGGCAAAGACGACCTGCTCTATGACTTCAGGCATTTGTTCTATTACAGCAAAGGCATTGAAATGCAGACCCGTATTCTGAGCGTGAAAAATATGATTGTGACCCGTGATCTCATCAAGGTCAGGTTCTCCGGCAGCGGAAGCATCGGTATTCTGACCGAAGGAACCGTGTGCGAGGCGGCTCTGGACCCGGTCGAGCCTCTGTATGTCGATGCTGGCAGCATGATCGCCTATCCCGAGAATGCCCGGCTGGAACTGACGGTCTACGGGAACCATCTGGCCAGCCAGCATATGAGCTATCACTGGAAAATGACCGGCTGCGGCCCGGTCCTCTTTCAGGCCGGCCGGCAGAACCGCCGTTTTGAAAGGGAGAACCGGGAGGACGGCATTCTCAAACGATTCCTAAGGGAAGTGCTGCCCTTCGGAGGCGTCTTCATCAAGTAA
- a CDS encoding ABC transporter substrate-binding protein yields the protein MKKWGSLALTLMLGAGLVLSGCGGNDASSNNGAAATSSPASTATAGASTQDTLVVGRGGDSASLDPAIVTDGESLKIAHQVFDSLLEYKPGTSEVQPSLADSWEVSPDGLTYTFKLHPGVKFHDGTDFNAEAVVFNFQRWSDPKSEFKFEGDSFDYYDSMFGPDGARVIKEVKAVDDLTVQFTLNQPQAPFLQNLAMTSFGIGSPAAIKEKKANFKNEPVGTGPFVFKEWKHNDSITLDKNANYWKAGLPKLNKVIVRSIPDNSARFNALQNGEIDLMEDLSPDDLSTLEGNTDLQKIERPPFNVAYLGFNFKKKPFDNVKVRQALNYAVNKQAIIDAFFAGQAQPAVNPMPPSLWGYNDQVKDYEYNLDKAKQLLAEAGYPNGLPDTVTLYAMPVSRPYMPDGKKVAEAIQADWEKIGVKTVIESPEWATYLDDTKAGEKDDIYMLGWTGDNGDPDNFLYTLLDKDAIPGNNRTFYVNEDLHKLLINAQKETDQAKRADLYKQAQVIIKEDAPWIPLVHTTPLLAAKANLKGFVPGPTGTEYYSEVYFE from the coding sequence ATGAAGAAATGGGGCAGTCTGGCTTTAACTTTGATGCTTGGCGCGGGTCTCGTGCTGAGCGGCTGCGGCGGCAACGACGCAAGCTCGAATAACGGCGCGGCGGCAACCAGTTCGCCGGCAAGCACGGCAACTGCCGGCGCATCAACGCAGGATACGTTGGTGGTGGGACGTGGCGGCGACTCCGCTTCGCTCGATCCGGCGATTGTTACCGACGGCGAATCTTTGAAGATCGCGCACCAGGTATTTGATTCCCTGCTCGAGTACAAGCCGGGAACCTCCGAAGTTCAGCCTTCCCTGGCGGATAGCTGGGAAGTATCGCCGGACGGCCTGACTTATACGTTCAAGCTGCATCCGGGCGTTAAGTTCCATGACGGTACAGATTTCAACGCTGAGGCGGTTGTATTCAACTTCCAGCGCTGGAGCGATCCGAAGAGCGAGTTCAAATTCGAAGGCGATTCCTTCGATTACTATGATTCCATGTTCGGGCCGGACGGCGCGCGTGTAATTAAGGAAGTGAAGGCGGTCGACGACCTGACTGTACAATTTACGCTGAATCAGCCGCAGGCTCCGTTCCTGCAAAACCTGGCGATGACTTCCTTCGGCATCGGAAGCCCGGCAGCGATCAAAGAAAAGAAAGCGAACTTCAAGAACGAGCCGGTCGGCACAGGCCCATTCGTCTTCAAGGAATGGAAGCATAACGATTCCATTACGCTCGACAAGAACGCAAACTACTGGAAAGCAGGCCTTCCGAAGCTGAACAAGGTGATCGTCCGTTCCATTCCGGACAACTCCGCACGCTTCAACGCGCTGCAAAACGGCGAAATCGACCTGATGGAAGATTTGAGCCCTGACGATCTGTCCACACTGGAAGGCAACACCGATCTGCAAAAGATCGAACGTCCTCCGTTTAACGTGGCCTATCTGGGCTTCAACTTCAAGAAGAAGCCTTTCGACAACGTAAAAGTAAGACAGGCGCTGAACTATGCAGTGAACAAACAAGCCATCATCGACGCATTCTTCGCCGGACAGGCGCAGCCGGCCGTCAACCCGATGCCGCCGTCCCTGTGGGGCTATAACGACCAGGTGAAGGACTATGAGTACAACCTGGACAAAGCGAAGCAATTGCTGGCCGAAGCCGGTTACCCGAACGGCCTGCCGGATACGGTAACCCTGTACGCCATGCCGGTATCCCGTCCTTACATGCCGGACGGCAAGAAGGTCGCCGAAGCGATTCAGGCGGACTGGGAGAAAATCGGCGTGAAGACCGTGATCGAGTCTCCGGAATGGGCGACTTATCTGGATGACACCAAAGCCGGTGAGAAGGACGACATCTACATGCTCGGCTGGACGGGCGACAACGGCGACCCTGACAACTTCCTGTACACGCTGCTGGACAAGGATGCCATCCCGGGCAACAACCGCACCTTCTACGTGAATGAAGATCTTCACAAGCTGCTGATCAATGCGCAGAAGGAGACGGACCAAGCGAAGCGTGCCGACCTGTACAAACAGGCTCAAGTCATCATCAAAGAAGACGCTCCTTGGATTCCGCTCGTGCATACCACTCCGCTGCTTGCGGCCAAAGCAAACCTGAAAGGCTTTGTTCCTGGACCGACAGGTACGGAATATTACAGCGAAGTTTACTTCGAATAG
- a CDS encoding discoidin domain-containing protein: protein MDTSELDTGDLKKVPSGLNGKSLPELRISYSLTHIPDNGVLFQVSILDAYKSVPQMAAFSNSQLSGIIQIAGVAGTGSGYDFRKTYDLYIPKEQLKIGTNELKLKVVRSMYASSAEDQYSWWTWDDLSLRSLNSPISEPIHGSYVLTGTMVANKQFYFDTGATAHLPYIIKWLGLAYSGNIMRTGGASDVGFSRSDLENYYKVLKDYNMQSVALYLYTGNIKLNADGSLPDSAKKKLTDYFRQYGSYFQYYEVDNEPGLFNRSKAVNLAIADWLNKEGKQIAPHLKTVAPGWAYWPAYKEDSCGNQRGDVKQCGDPDGWERDPAQRLELEKITDLTNGHSYGDSYVAKNGGSFTENLKTFQGSNDGLPKKMLVSEFGTSDTHVDDYHYGAKERTSAAFDRIMRAHIGYADMFVQHAAFFYNFSLFQFKNVNLKTHDPAKTEIYYTKEGEDSRVRIMRRLSLAYATHGAPLTYNLLNKSALADKLVYVRAVDTSKLAPLAGSDATSNKVLVNFVNFENTPQTVSVKVTMPKQTIYEGERFGDGNTYEEARRYVTGLQAKPELTFTETLAPGEAVQYILQPSSEVADEAPKSLTATAVRGTSVQLNWLESPGTGYDVFRAEGADNQLRQIASKVQATSYTDRALKEGVLYTYGVRVTGKTLLSAKTQITATGLVPLDRTGWKVSDNLNMSEKKLSYMIDGDLSTRWDSGKNMTSGEMVQIDMGSSHSLEAIEMDTSKSPYDYPRIYNIYVSEDGQNWQQITSGRGRKDVSMYPFAQTRGRYVRIVQTGTGGNFWSIHELQIYSRE, encoded by the coding sequence ATGGATACATCTGAACTTGACACGGGAGATCTCAAAAAAGTGCCTTCCGGTCTGAATGGCAAGAGCTTGCCCGAACTGCGAATCTCGTACAGCTTGACCCATATTCCCGACAACGGGGTATTGTTTCAGGTTAGCATTCTCGATGCCTATAAATCCGTCCCTCAGATGGCGGCCTTCTCCAACAGCCAGCTGTCGGGGATTATTCAAATCGCGGGCGTTGCGGGAACAGGCAGCGGGTACGATTTCCGTAAAACATACGATTTGTATATTCCAAAGGAACAGCTGAAAATTGGCACAAACGAGCTCAAGCTGAAAGTGGTCCGTTCCATGTATGCGTCGAGCGCGGAGGACCAATATTCATGGTGGACCTGGGACGATCTCAGCCTGCGTTCGCTGAATTCGCCGATCAGCGAGCCGATTCATGGCAGCTATGTGCTTACGGGCACCATGGTTGCCAACAAGCAGTTTTATTTTGATACAGGCGCCACCGCTCATCTGCCGTACATTATCAAATGGCTCGGTTTGGCCTACAGCGGCAATATTATGCGGACGGGCGGCGCCAGCGATGTAGGCTTTTCCCGTTCCGACCTGGAGAATTACTACAAGGTGCTTAAGGATTACAATATGCAGTCGGTCGCGCTGTATTTGTACACCGGGAATATCAAGCTGAATGCGGACGGCTCCCTGCCGGATAGCGCGAAGAAGAAGCTGACCGATTATTTCCGGCAGTACGGCTCATATTTTCAGTATTACGAGGTAGATAACGAACCCGGCTTGTTTAACCGCTCCAAGGCGGTCAACCTGGCGATTGCCGACTGGCTGAACAAGGAGGGTAAACAAATCGCGCCTCATCTTAAGACGGTTGCTCCGGGCTGGGCGTATTGGCCGGCATACAAGGAGGATTCCTGCGGGAACCAGAGAGGGGACGTCAAGCAATGCGGCGACCCGGACGGCTGGGAACGCGATCCCGCGCAGCGGCTGGAGCTGGAGAAGATCACAGATCTTACGAACGGCCATTCATACGGGGATTCTTACGTCGCCAAGAACGGCGGCAGCTTTACCGAGAACCTGAAGACTTTCCAAGGCTCGAATGACGGGCTTCCCAAAAAAATGCTGGTTTCCGAGTTCGGCACCTCCGACACTCATGTGGACGATTATCATTACGGGGCGAAGGAGCGGACGTCGGCCGCGTTCGACCGGATTATGAGAGCTCATATCGGCTATGCGGATATGTTCGTGCAGCACGCTGCCTTTTTCTACAATTTCAGTCTGTTTCAGTTCAAAAACGTTAATCTGAAGACGCATGATCCGGCCAAGACGGAGATTTACTATACCAAGGAAGGCGAGGATTCCCGCGTCAGAATCATGCGCAGACTGAGCTTGGCCTATGCGACCCACGGCGCCCCGCTCACCTATAATCTGCTGAACAAAAGCGCGCTTGCCGACAAACTGGTATACGTCCGGGCCGTGGATACCTCCAAGCTGGCTCCGCTGGCGGGAAGCGATGCGACATCGAACAAGGTGCTGGTGAACTTCGTCAATTTCGAGAACACACCGCAGACCGTAAGCGTCAAAGTCACCATGCCCAAGCAAACGATCTATGAGGGAGAGCGTTTCGGTGACGGCAATACGTATGAAGAAGCGCGCCGTTACGTGACCGGCCTGCAGGCGAAGCCTGAGCTTACCTTTACGGAAACGCTGGCTCCGGGAGAGGCTGTACAATATATTTTGCAGCCTTCCTCGGAAGTAGCGGATGAGGCGCCAAAGAGCCTGACGGCCACCGCCGTCAGAGGGACCTCCGTACAGCTGAATTGGCTCGAATCTCCCGGGACCGGCTATGATGTGTTCCGCGCGGAGGGCGCGGATAACCAACTGAGGCAGATCGCTTCTAAAGTTCAAGCTACGTCGTACACCGACCGTGCGCTTAAAGAGGGAGTTCTGTACACTTACGGGGTTCGGGTAACGGGCAAAACGCTGCTGTCGGCCAAGACGCAGATTACGGCTACCGGCCTGGTGCCGCTGGATCGGACCGGCTGGAAGGTCTCGGACAATTTGAATATGAGCGAAAAAAAGCTTTCTTATATGATCGACGGAGATCTGAGCACCCGGTGGGATAGCGGTAAAAATATGACCTCCGGCGAAATGGTTCAGATCGACATGGGAAGCTCGCATTCCCTGGAGGCCATAGAGATGGACACCTCCAAATCTCCATACGATTATCCGAGGATCTACAACATTTATGTATCGGAGGACGGGCAGAACTGGCAGCAGATCACGTCGGGCAGGGGAAGGAAGGACGTCAGCATGTATCCTTTTGCCCAGACAAGGGGCAGGTATGTCCGAATCGTCCAGACCGGAACCGGCGGAAATTTCTGGTCCATCCACGAATTGCAAATTTACTCAAGAGAGTAG
- a CDS encoding ABC transporter permease — protein sequence MSSYLLKRVMVLIPVLIGMTIIVFSIIHAIPGDPAETILGQKATEQSKQALREQLGLDKPWISQYFDYMGDLLKGDLGSSIRTKTPIAKEIVPYLAATLELTVAAMLFATFVGVNAGILSAWKQNSWFDYTAMIIALIGVSMPIFWLGLMEQLVFALKLHWLPSIGRMDQRDPVESITNLYVIDSILAGRWDQLWTVIKHLILPSIALGTIPMAIIARMTRSSMLEVMNSDYIRTAKAKGLSQFVVVYKHALKNSLIPVLTVVGLQTGALLGGAVLTETIFAWPGVGRYIFEAISSRDYPVIQSGILIIAFIFVIINLLVDLLYAVIDPRIQYK from the coding sequence TTGAGTTCCTACTTATTAAAACGTGTCATGGTGCTGATTCCCGTGCTGATCGGGATGACGATAATCGTATTCTCCATCATTCATGCCATTCCGGGAGATCCGGCGGAGACGATTCTGGGCCAAAAGGCGACAGAGCAGTCCAAGCAGGCGCTGCGGGAACAGCTCGGCCTCGACAAGCCCTGGATATCGCAGTACTTTGATTATATGGGCGATCTGCTAAAAGGCGATTTGGGTTCCTCTATTCGCACCAAGACGCCGATTGCCAAAGAAATCGTTCCTTACCTGGCGGCAACGCTGGAGCTTACGGTGGCCGCAATGCTGTTCGCCACCTTTGTCGGCGTAAATGCCGGCATTTTGAGCGCTTGGAAGCAGAATTCATGGTTTGACTATACCGCGATGATTATCGCGCTGATCGGCGTGTCCATGCCGATATTCTGGCTTGGCCTCATGGAACAACTCGTGTTTGCGTTAAAGCTGCACTGGCTGCCCTCGATCGGAAGGATGGATCAGCGGGACCCGGTGGAGAGCATTACGAACCTGTATGTCATCGACAGTATTTTGGCGGGACGCTGGGATCAGCTTTGGACCGTCATCAAGCATTTGATTCTCCCGAGCATTGCGCTCGGAACGATTCCGATGGCGATTATCGCCCGGATGACCCGCTCCAGCATGCTGGAGGTCATGAATTCGGACTATATCCGCACGGCCAAAGCCAAAGGATTGTCACAGTTTGTCGTTGTGTACAAGCACGCTTTGAAAAATTCGCTGATTCCCGTGCTGACCGTCGTTGGTCTGCAGACGGGAGCCCTGCTCGGCGGGGCGGTGCTGACAGAGACGATCTTCGCCTGGCCGGGCGTGGGACGGTATATATTTGAAGCGATCAGCTCGCGCGATTATCCGGTTATCCAATCCGGAATTCTGATCATCGCTTTTATTTTCGTTATTATCAATCTGCTTGTGGATCTGCTGTATGCCGTCATCGATCCGCGCATTCAATACAAGTAA